From Solanum lycopersicum chromosome 4, SLM_r2.1:
GAGTTCTAGCTCATCATTCTCTAACATAAGGCTAGTAAAATCAAATGTACCATCCAAGTTAGATGTGAAACTCCCTCACATGTAGGTTCAAGCTCTACATCGATAAAGTTGTACGAACAAGTCCTAGATCAGTAGGCTTAGTAAAGATATGATACACGAGTCTAATTCAATctcaataattaattcataaaaaaaaacccGTCTAAATTCATACTAGTAATTTACTAGTTTATTTCCTAACTAATGTAGGACATCTAATTCACACTCAAACATCCCTCTTCACGTCTAGGTTCAACTTAAACTTGCACTAAGAGCTCAAATAAAGATAAACTTGatatgtatattaaaattaGCAGTACTACacaatataacatataaataacgaaaaagggcctaaaatactcttgaagtattagaaatggtacaaaattaccctccacccatctattggctccaaaatgcccttctcatccacatattggctccaaaatacccttctcatccatttttgggttcaaaattaaccacttatttaacagttttaaaattaaactgtttaaatattttttaaaatacgtgatactcaactatttgttataatataacttattagtataatttataaatcaattcacttCCCACCCGTTattaaaaaatgttcaaaataacGTACTCGTTTTACTAGTAGGCCGTGAGCCCTGGGGCGGGGTGAGGTTGACTAGAAAAACAACTTACTCTATACAAGTTCggctaaaaaaaaatttaaaatactttttcagAATTCTCATTTTGTCGTTAAAAATCTTAAAGGTATTATTCATAGGTcacatttatatatatctatgatttattttacaacacaattttaaattcatttttttttatcaatcaatcaaaacaGTGAACATTTGactttatgttaattttttcaaaacttaCCAGCATAAGAAATGTTACTGAACTAGCATCGATGAGAAGACAATGCAGTACTTATTATAGTCAAACATGGAAACAAAGTACAGAAAATGACTTGCAGGGaagtgaattgatttataaattatactaataagttaaactataacaaatagttgagcgtcacgtattttaaaaatagttaattgtttaaatttaaaatcattaaataattggtcaattttgaatacaaagatggatgacaagggtattttgaagCTAATGgatggatgaagggtaattttgtaccattttcaatacttcgaaattttttttgatctttttccgtataaataatgaattcaattaCTCTTAATACCTTGATACATAACGTATACATATTTGAATTgatacaaattaattttaaacctataattttaaaagttgcAACAAATTCATAACAAGAATCTACATatcaaatcaatcaaaattatatattaaattcgTTATTCTATAATAATACATTCATTCTCTCGAAATCGTCAACGCTTTATCCCTCATCAAAAAAGTTGTTATGTTTACGTTAGAAATTAAGGGGACAACAGAATTCAGTTTTGATATAGTTGTTGTTTGTCCTTTTAACTAATTTATCATCCTATTAGTTGTCACTCTATTGCAAGTTGATGTACAATAGGGATAGGTCCACTTTTCTAAAACTATTTTCACCTTTCAAAATCACACTCCAACATGTTCATATCTAGTCGTAAATACGGtgacaaaatcaaatttaattcgTCCAATTCGTTTAAATTTAGGTGAGTTATTGATACACTTATTTATCAATacaattcattaaaaattaaattgatatattatttgaatttataacttttgtcaattttatttttaatttgatatgttatatatagttataattaaaaaaaatacaattttatcaagtactaaaatagtttaaaagaataaaaaataataattaattaagcttAATAAAAATTGAGTTGGGCTGAAACAGATCTTAACCCATTGTATAGTTAATTATCTAATCCATTTTAACCAATCATTTTTATCCATGCAAATTTAAGTTAGATTGATTATTAACTCGATCATTGTATTAATTCATTACGATCCGTCTAATTATCTCCTTTGTTATAATGGTTGATAGCATAATTCAAATCGATCATAATATCTCATTTTAATAATTAGTCTATAGAACTTAGATAAACACTCACCTATAACCATGGccaaaatctttttaaaaaaggttGTTTTAAGAGCTATTTGATTAGGTTTAGCTATCGTACCGTTGTTTTTATTTACAAATTATACATAATCAGTTTAGTAAGTTTGAAGTcaattatatgagttattatagattcagaaaataataattacgaATGCAatcaaattacataaattttgatttaaatttcatattcaagATATTCATTTGTTTGTGAGGGCTCCAATACTGTGGTGTTTGAACTCCCATCACTATCGTTATGATtgatttaatatgtataaatattttgtttgaaattcataaatcaaatattttgaCTCTATCCTCTATTGAATGATGGTACTAGGGGATGAATATGGTATGATGTGATACAATATTTGAAAGTTCGATACGGTAGTTTCAATGTTCAGtttctaaaactattaaaacTATTACTATGCCAATTTAATGTTGTATGATTCGATATTTTAAAGTCCAGTTTAGATATTTTGTGGTATGGTAAATTGATAACCATACTTTATTCAACTTGGACtaatatatacttgtataataaaatttttatgacttaaacaatatccaaaaaaatatctcaattataTTATGCTATGTTGCATATTTGTTACAtacttcaatttttaaatatcagatatcatattaaaatatataaaaaaaaaattaaaatgtatatcataatacaaaaattataatattaaatttttttaatatgatataataattcgATATATATCATACCATGTCTCGATAAAAAGAAAAGGTTAGTTTTACTGCAGTAAGATGAGAAAGTGGGGCCTGTACTACTGGCAAAACAGTTGTTATCAACATGGGATTTTTGCCTGTTGATGATTATTTGAATActgttttttttattggtttcaTTCATTGCAGTCCCTTTCACTTCTCTTTAATCAAATTAccataatatattcaatataattttatgaattgaatTTAGGAAATACGAACGACTTTAGAGTCTTATAAAGTATTTATCTGAACCTCTTAAAAAACACACGATACAGATATAAGGTaatcttttaaatatatatgtaaagatTTTGAATTCGCTAAATATAAAGTAGAGACTGACTTAGTggtacaaaaaatttaaaattcacgTCAAGTTCAAATTTCAAATGCAGACCTTAATACTACGTAATCATTATACACCAACTTCATTCTTTGGACATTTTCGTTGTCCTAAACATCTGCTACTGTTAAAGAAGATACAGTGTATGCCGTCCTTAGTCCTGTAGTATTATAATCCAAAATATCTCTTTTGCACAACTTATTCATTGTACTCACTACTATTTTTTAAGCATTTTCATTTcctaaaaataacattaaataaatcaataagtTCTTTCAAAACTCCACGAAATTTCACTTAGTCGCTCAATATCCGAATTTCATAACTTTAACTAACATTGAATTATGacatatcttttaaaaatacacgaacattcaatatattatttttgaaaagaatgaaCCACGTAACTATTAAATCTATCTATTTCCTTTATAGACCTCAAATATTCGAAATTCACAACCTTAATTATCATTGAATTATGACAGATCCTTTAAAAATGCACAAACATtcgatatataattttttaatagtacCAACGATGTAGCTATTAAAGCTACTCCTCTCGTCTACTTCTAATTATCATGTTATacttttcgaaagtcaatttaactaatcttaaaagtaaaattatattgaattaatttaatattttaaacaaaaaatttaaaaatactatactttatgatttttttacatattaatttgatgaaaaaatatatcataaaatattaatctaaaTACTTATCTTtgattctaaaataaaaattatgacaattaaaaatagacGAACATTACATAAATGTTTGTAGTATTTTTCAGTCTTTCAATAAAGTTGGTGCGTTTTTTAATCAATAGGGTCACCAGtccaaaaatgtcaaaattttgaataattataaataaagttGTGGTAcccaataatatttatttgagttGCTCAACtgtatatttttctatttttggtaCCCTTTTGTTTCTATTATTATTGACCTCATTGGTCTAATACATTGTTTccaatcataattttttaattgtttttagtataatatttgttaggttgagataaatttaaatgacataatatatatattagattttaaatttgagtttaaatgctcaaacaattatttaactattaaatttttaaataataaacacGTGAGCATACATGATACTATACACGTAggataaaaaatgatatgtaggatgacatgtagacatgtgtgtctatttgttcaactttatataagtttaagtgtttacttGTGCACGCTGAAAGTTGAATGAGATAAAAGTGATTCGAAACCAAATTAAAggttatatttatgtattatgctaaTTTAAATCGAATTCATATAGTCGATCCCAACTAGCATGGCGTAGTTGTTGTTGCAGTGTACTGGTGTATATATATGTGCTTAGAAatgaattttcaagatttttttatgGGAATGCATAGTACCTGTTTGATAAAATGTCTCAGTGAAAAAGTTTGATAGTGAATTTCAAGAATGACAGTAGATAAATCAAGAAGCTCAATTTGGAGCAGAGAGCAAGATATAGAATTTGAGAATGCATTAGCAACTTATCCTGAGGATTGTGTAGATAGGTGGGAGAAAATTGCAGCTGATGTTCAAGGGAAAACCTTACAAGAGGTTAAGAATCATTACGAAATTTTACTCGATGATGTGAGTCGAATCGAGTCTGGTTATGTTCCTTTGCCTTGGTACAACTCTACTTTTGACAGGTCTTTGTGCAATGATGTTGGTGGTGAAAGAATTGGCAAGAAGAGTGGGGTTTCAGGGAGGCTAAATAGTGAGTCAAATGATGGAGGTAAATCTACTAAATTGGAGCAGGACCGGCGTAAAGGGGTTGCTTGGACGGAGGATGAGCACAGGTCAGTAACCGTTGAACTTCAGTTATTTCAATACAATATTAAGCTTGTTTATTGTATATTTGTTTGAGACAATTGAGGCTTGTTCAAGTGGTCGAGCACCTCCACCATCATTCGATAGGTTGAGGGTCGGGTAACGCTGGAGTGTAAGTCAGAACACTAACTCATGAGTTTCATACCTTGTGTTTGAGGTTGCTACATGTCATTTAGGAGAGTGCAGTGGTactttctgtttcttttttccCTTCATGTTTCAGTGAATATAATCTTATCAAACTTAGCTTTATGCGCCTTCTGCCGAAAACTTTCTTTGCCTGGAAACGTAGTGACTGTCGACTGTCGTTATGAGGGTGTACTTCATGAAGTAATAGGACTAACTAAGCTGTTGGCAGACATTTGTTAAACTGTATTATCCTGCTGTCACTTTCAGAAAATTCTCTTTCGATGGGAGATGTGATCGATAGAGAAACATTCTAAGTGATTCAGGGGTTTTCGCGTGTCTGAATGTTAAGATTAAAGATGTCTGTTTATGCATTAGTACAGTAATTACAGGCTGATGCATCTTTTCCTAATCTCTAGAGCTTTTTTTTTGTCCAATTCAAGCTACCTGCATTTTAATCGGACAATGGTTTTTCACTTGGATTCACCTTTCCATCCTAAACTGCGTGTTGTACTTGAAATTCCTGAAACTGGATCTTGTTTTGTAGCAATTGGACTTCTCATTTTGTTGGCTGTAAGAACCATGGCTGCAGAGAAAATAATTGAAGATGCATATTCTTGCTGACGTCTTCTGCATTCTAGATACCGTTTAACATCCTCCCGATATTTTGTACTGACAGAGTTTTGCTTCATTTGCTTTATCTTTGTTGGTATGCAGATTGTTCCTTCTTGGACTGGAAAAATATGGGAAAGGTGATTGGAGAAGTATCTCTCGAAACTTTGTTGTGACAAGAACTCCTACACAAGTGGCCAGTCATGCCCAAAAATATTTCATACGTTTAAACTCGATGAACAAGGACAGAAGACGAACAAGTATACATGACATTACTAGTGTTAATAACGGAGATGTCTCCGTACCTCGAGTTCCAATCACTGGCCAAACAATTGGTTCTTCTGGCAAATCCAACAAACTATCTCCAACAGCACCAATTGCTCCCATTGGAGTTGGTATATATGGAGCAACCACCATCGGACAACCAGTAACAGGACCAATGGTTAACGTAGTTGATCAGAGGCAGATTCAGGATTTGGACATTATGGGTTCAAGTTTGGGATATTACTACGACCAACCTTGACTTTTCTGGTACATCTAGTAACTTTTCAACACAGATATAGAATTCGAGCCCAAAGCTACTATTGGCTTTGGATGAAACCACAAGTTCAACACTACATCCACCTCTGCAGTTGGTACAATAGTGAATCTTTCTCCTCCGACATACAAGTCATTCGGTGTCCAACCTCCAATACAAGAAGCAATGCTTGCTGGTGCACCTACAAACACGAGCCCGGTGATGTTTCTGATGGAACACACATCTACACATTAGTGACATTTTTTAGAAACAATAAGTGTACAAAGGCAAACTGAAGAGTCTTCTTCAATGGTGCATGAATTATTACTATTTCTCAATGTCACATAAGCATTCACTCAGGACTTTGATCCAGTGGTAAGACCAATATAATATTAGATTATCTTATATTGAATCTTTACGACGTAGGAGTAAAGTTGTGTACACACCATCCTCTCCAAATTTCACTTGTGAGATTTACACTGGATATGTCCTTGTTGTTGTAATAATATTGAGTCTTTCGTCTTTCtttcttgcattttttttatttatacccACATTACACAAGAAAAAGGGTACACtatgacttaaaataaaattgatcttTAGAcctgaaaaaatagaaaaacaagttGTTTGTTACTTATTTCTCGTGTTTGGTACATGAGCATATAATACTATTcaagaaatatttgtatataatctAGACAAATATGATGAGATGTGACGGGTATATAAATTGAGGTGAAAGAGACCTAAAGTCTCATATTATCCCAAAATCAAAAAAGGAACCAATAATAAGTCAGTTCAAGGTACAACAATATTTGCATAAAGTACAATAATATATGCACaaggtataatatataaatatgtcatttaacatgatttcaacTCACATCACAAGTATACACTTAAAAAAGTATATAGAATTGAATAAACAGGAAACATGTCATGCTTGACATAATAGACATAAAACGTCACGTAAAATGCAAATTGTGATACAGGACGTCGAGTAAGATGTAAATGTCTAT
This genomic window contains:
- the LOC101245350 gene encoding transcription factor SRM1-like, translated to MTVDKSRSSIWSREQDIEFENALATYPEDCVDRWEKIAADVQGKTLQEVKNHYEILLDDVSRIESGYVPLPWYNSTFDRSLCNDVGGERIGKKSGVSGRLNSESNDGGKSTKLEQDRRKGVAWTEDEHRLFLLGLEKYGKGDWRSISRNFVVTRTPTQVASHAQKYFIRLNSMNKDRRRTSIHDITSVNNGDVSVPRVPITGQTIGSSGKSNKLSPTAPIAPIGVGIYGATTIGQPVTGPMVNVVDQRQIQDLDIMGSSLGYYYDQP